One region of Oreochromis aureus strain Israel breed Guangdong linkage group 19, ZZ_aureus, whole genome shotgun sequence genomic DNA includes:
- the LOC116326107 gene encoding proteoglycan 4-like → MKKVVKMPKEKVRAVSAKTTEVSEQKLKPVLTKKEPAPVKTKPAPAKEAEAPHKNVTLTKEKVKVVPLKKVPVTPKVRAKPEPTKKEAEVLKEKKAEPVTPKKAAVTKTKPSPAKKKKEPAPIKTKPAPAKEAEAPHKNVTLTKEKVKVVPLKKVPVTPKVRAKPEPTKKEAEVLKEKKAEPVTPKEAAVTKAKPSPAKKKKEPAPIKTKPAPAKEAPDKNVTLTKEKVKVVPLKKVPLTLKQRVKPEPTKKDAKKPVREIKIVKKEVASVLKKEQLNVTKAEAAPKEPKKEPALKVKPTPVKPAEVSKQKLKPVLTKKEAEAPHKNVTLTKEKVKVVPLKKVPVTPKVRAKPEPTKKEAEVLKEKKAEPVTPKKAAVTKTKPSPAKKKKAEAKPVPAKKEPEVTKEKLKPALEKKAPKAEVEAKKEKIKSLLKTKEPKVPEVKAKPAVKKELETPKEKARPAAAKKAMLREKTKPVHVKKEPRVLKEKIKPIATKKEDRVLKEIQEPAKKGKTAEKKAEKEEKVKVEPSLSDSFLLEDELPYFQCFFVDEDEAQFPFYAFSPLQI, encoded by the exons ATGAAGAAAG TGGTCAAGATGCCAAAAGAAAAAGTCAGAGCTGTCTCTGCAAAGACAA CTGAGGTTTCAGAACAGAAGCTCAAGCCAGTTCTAACCAAGAAAG AGCCAGCTCCAGTTAAGACAAAACCAGCACCAGCTAAAG AGGCAGAAGCACCACACAAAAATGTTACTCTAACAAAGGAGAAGGTGAAAGTGGTGCCACTGAAGAAAG TGCCTGTAACTCCGAAAGTAAGAGCTAAACCAGAACCAAccaaaaaag AAGCTGAGGTTCTTAAGGAGAAGAAAGCTGAGCCAGTGACTCCCAAAAAAG CAGCTGTTACCAAGACAAAACCATCACCTGCTAAAAAGAAGAAAG AGCCAGCTCCCATTAAGACAAAACCAGCCCCAGCTAAAG AGGCAGAAGCACCACACAAAAATGTTACTCTAACAAAGGAGAAGGTGAAGGTGGTGCCACTGAAGAAAG TGCCTGTGACTCCAAAAGTAAGAGCCAAACCAGAACCAAccaaaaaag AAGCTGAGGTTCTTAAGGAGAAGAAAGCTGAGCCAGTGACTCCCAAAGAAG cAGCTGTTACTAAGGCAAAACCATCACCTGCTAAAAAGAAGAAAG AGCCAGCTCCCATTAAGACAAAACCAGCCCCAGCTAAAG AAGCACCAGACAAAAATGTTACTCTAACAAAGGAGAAGGTGAAGGTGGTGCCACTGAAGAAAG TGCCTTTGACACTGAAACAGAGAGTTAAACCAGAACCAACCAAAAAAG ACGCCAAAAAGCCTGtaagagaaattaaaattgtCAAGAAGGAGGTTGCATCCGTTCTTAAGAAGGAACAGCTCAATGTTACAAAAGCAG AAGCAGCTCCCAAGGAGCCTAAGAAGGAGCCAGCGCTAAAAGTAAAGCCTACACCTGTAAAACCAG CTGAGGTTTCAAAACAGAAGCTCAAGCCAGTTCTAACCAAGAAAG AGGCAGAAGCACCACACAAAAATGTTACTCTAACAAAGGAGAAGGTGAAAGTGGTGCCACTGAAGAAAG TGCCTGTGACTCCGAAAGTAAGAGCCAAACCAGAACCAAccaaaaaag AAGCTGAGGTTCTTAAGGAGAAGAAAGCTGAGCCAGTGACTCCCAAAAAAG CAGCTGTTACCAAGACAAAACCATCACCTGCTAAAAAGAAGAAAG CTGAGGCTAAGCCAGTTCCTGCTAAGAAAG AGCCAGAGGttacaaaggaaaaactgaaaCCAGCTCTTGAAAAGAAAG CTCCTAAAGCAGAGGTCGAAGCAAAGAAGGAAAAGATTAAATCCCTTCTAAAGACAAAAG AGCCAAAAGTACCAGAGGTAAAAGCAAAACCAGCTGTAAAAAAAG aactgGAAACTCCTAAAGAAAAGGCCAGGCCTGCTGCAGCAAAGAAAG ccatgttgaGGGAAAAGACCAAACCAGTCCACGTGAAGAAAG AGCCTcgtgttttaaaagaaaagataaagccCATTGCAACAAAGAAAG AGGACAGGGTTCTCAAAGAGATACAAGAGCCTGCAAAGAAAG GAAAAACTGCTGAGAAGAAAGctgaaaaggaggagaaagTTAAAg TGGAGCCGTCTCTATCGGACAGCTTTCTCCTGGAAG ATGAGCTGCCCTACTTCCAGTGTTTCTTTGTGGATGAGGACGAGGCCCAGTTTCCGTTTTACGCCTTCTCGCCGCTGCAGATTTGA
- the LOC116326081 gene encoding E3 SUMO-protein ligase ZBED1-like codes for MDKDGLLGGKFYFKKLPNGLLDKTKVTCTICKAEFRYHRSNSSLCYHLRAKHPAESTSTGPCQSTPQDYGARGRITKQVSEKLTNSLVVWIAKNCRPVCIVEDDGLREVIRAASGDVCYNLPSRETIVSRLHTLYEDQRAQRSSKLVQVRNVALTGDHWTSVNNDNYLGVTAHFIDNDWTLQSFALTVSKTEERQCAEACAEHFLSVANEWKIKDKLTTFGTDSARNMVAAARLLPFEHMPCTAHILQRTITVSLNDSEFERVLAKCRKVVGHFKQSPANAQELKEQQVAHGHKTEPLVRDVPARWSSTLEMIKRIQRNKSVLTTILAQQNSMVTMLTDQELDMLQKLEELLEPCRYVTELLGGKQYVSCSVVLPALCYLFRVMELSDDDPVYVLRFKKVFTTDLGQRRDSTNLTWLKIATALDPRFKDLKCLSKDERREVWASVHDLVMAETHAHQPSAQTTEEPSPKKRKISICLLGTSDSDSEEEEDSIDRCLDRYKAEPKIDIEECPLQWWLKREGAHARLAPIACKYLSTPATTVPCERLFSLSGHIIQKRSASLSSDDVNKIVCLSNWLSAKD; via the exons ATGGATAAGGACGGGCTTTTGGGGGGGAAGTTTTACTTTAAGAAGTTGCCTAACGGCTTGTTGGACAAAACGAAAGTAACGTGCACAATTTGCAAAGCTGAATTCAGGTACCACAGAAGCAATTCGTCTCTGTGCTATCACCTGAGAGCAAAACACCCAGCTGAATCCACCTCTACGGGACCTTGCCAATCTACGCCTCAGGATTATGGTGCTCGTGGACGAATAACAAAACAAGTGAGTGAAAAGCTAACCAATTCCTTGGTTGTTTGGATAGCTAAAAACTGCCGGCCAGTTTGCATAGTAGAAGATGATGGGCTGAGAGAAGTCATTCGCGCTGCATCAGGAGACGTGTGTTACAATCTTCCCTCGAGAGAAACCATTGTGTCGAGACTGCACACTTTGTATGAGGACCAGAGGGCTCAGCGGTCCAGCAAGCTTGTGCAAGTAAGGAATGTCGCTCTCACAGGAGACCACTGGACGTCTGTGAACAACGATAACTACTTGGGCGTCACAGCGCACTTTATTGATAACGACTGGACACTACAATCGTTTGCACTAACAGTGAGTAAAACTGAAGAGCGACAGTGTGCTGAGGCGTGTGCTGAGCATTTTCTGAGTGTTGCAAACGAATGGAAAATCAAGGACAAGTTAACCACGTTTGGTACCGACAGTGCTCGTAACATGGTTGCAGCCGCCAGACTACTTCCATTTGAACACATGCCCTGCACGGCCCACATTCTGCAAAGAACGATCACAGTTTCTCTTAACGACAGTGAATTTGAAAGGGTTCTGGCCAAATGTCGCAAGGTTGTTGGACATTTTAAGCAGAGTCCAGCGAACGCTCAGGAATTAAAGGAACAGCAAGTTGCACATGGACATAAAACAGAACCACTTGTTCGGGATGTTCCAGCAAGATGGAGCTCCACCCTAGAGATGATCAAGCGGATCCAGAGAAACAAATCTGTGCTGACCACCATCCTGGCTCAGCAAAACAGCATGGTGACTATGTTGACTGACCAGGAGCTTGACATGCTGCAAAAACTGGAGGAACTACTTGAACCTTGCAG ATATGTGACCGAACTGCTGGGGGGGAAGCAGTATGTCTCCTGCTCTGTGGTGTTGCCAGCCTTGTGTTATTTGTTCAGGGTTATGGAGCTCTCAGATGATGACCCAGTCTACGTTTTGAGGTTTAAGAAGGTTTTTACCACAGACCTAGGTCAGCGGAGGGACAGCACCAATCTGACATGGCTGAAGATCGCTACTGCCCTTGATCCCAGGTTTAAAGACCTTAAGTGTCTTTCCAAAGATGAAAGAAGAGAGGTGTGGGCTTCAGTACATGACCTTGTGATGGCAGAGACGCATGCACACCAACCATCTGCTCAGACAACAGAGGAACCATcaccaaaaaagagaaagatcTCCATCTGCTTGCTGGGTACttcagattcagattcagaggaggaggaagactcTATAGATCGCTGTCTGGATCGGTACAAAGCAGAGCCCAAAATAGACATAGAGGAGTGTCCACTACAGTGGTGGTTAAAGAGAGAAGGAGCACATGCCAGGCTGGCACCTATTGCATGCAAATACCTGTCAACCCCTGCAACCACAGTGCCTTGTGAGAGATTATTCTCACTCTCAGGTCACATCATTCAAAAGAGGAGTGCTTCTTTGTCCTCAGATGATGTAAACAAAATAGTCTGCCTCAGTAACTGGCTGAGTGCAAAGGACTAA